AGCGACTTTGGACGAATCGCTCGATGGAATTCGTGCTCTCGATGACGCAAAGCGGGAGCGATTCGAAGGGGATACACAACCTGCTTTGCACGAATAGCCGTGGCTCGCTCGTGCCGATCGACTCCACTGGCGCGGCGCTTCCGGAATGGAGCATCCCCGGTGCGATGCTGGAGACGGCGTTGGCGGCCGAGTTGGGTCGCGACGGCCAAAAATCGATTTGTGCGATCGCCAGCAATGCCGACGGAACGCCGTTAGCTATCGGAGTGGGTCCGCATGGCGAAGATCAATGGCGTTATGTGTTGCCGCGTGGAATCTTTCGCACGCCTGTCGAACGCCTGACGGCCGCCGATCTGGTGGCGGATAAACGCCATTGGCTAATGGCTGGAGCCGACGGATCGATCCATTTCGTGGCCGGCGACGGCACGCCGCTCGATCATTTTCACTACGGCTCGGCGGCCACCGGCCTGGCCGGCGTTCGGTTCGGCGACGAGCGGCGATTGCTTGTTTCCACGGCGAAGGCATTGGAAGCCTGGCGCGTCGAGGCGAAATAGGAACTCTGTTGACCGCTCTGGTACGCCCAGACGCGGTTTGTTAGACTCCCGCCCGCTTTTGGGGGCCTCGAGCCGTTCTGATTCCCGGCCCTCGATCCGAATCGTTCCAATTCGTCTCCATTTAAGGCCGGAGTCGCCATGCGCATCCGTTCGTACGCCACGTCTGCCATCGCCTGCTCAATTCTTCTGGCCGTGGCGTTTGCCTGGAACATGATTGGCCCCGACGCGGACGCCAATCCGCCGTGGCAAATCTTCATGGTCAAGAAGGTCGATGCAGACCCGAGCAAGGCCTACGCGCTCAGCGACGCCAACGGCCCGTGGATGATCATGGCCACGACCTTTCGTGGCGAAAAAGCCGGGGAGCAGGCGAGTCAGATGGTTTTCGAACTCCGCAAGCACTACAAGCTGAATGCCTACACGCACCGGCAGACATACGATTACACGAAGGAAGTGCAAGGCGTCGGGGTAAACCCCGATGGCACGCCCAAGAACATGCACTACGCAAACCGCGAGAAATTCGAGGAAGTCGCGGTCCTTGTGGGTGATTACCGCGGCATTGATGATCCCGAGGGGCAGAGGAATCTCGCCATGCTCAAGCATGCCGAACCGGACTGTTTGAAGACATCCAGCGCGAAGGGATCGGGCAATTCCTTCGCCGAATTGCGGCGGATGTCGCAGCAGATGTTTACCGGCGGTACGATGAAAAGCGGCGGCCCGTTGGCTAGCGCCTTCATGACCACCAATCCGCTGTTGCCGAAGGAGTATTTCGCCCCGAAGGCCGGAATCGACAAATTCGTGCTCGATCTGAATAAGGGCAACGACTACAGCTTGCTCGATTGCAAAGGCCGCTTCAGCGTCAAGATCGCCACGTTCACCGGCAAGATCGTGATCGATCAGCGCAAGATCACCGATATCGAGCACGGCAAGGACATCATGCCGCACGACAAAGTGGACGAGACCGATCCACTCGTATACGCTACGAAGAAAGCTCATGCCCTGACGGAAGCGCTGCGCAAAACCGGGGTCGAAGCCTACGAGTTTCACGATCGATACTCGAGCATCGTCACCGTTGGCAGCTTCAATTCGGTCGGCACACCGCGATCGGACGGCAAGACTGAGATTAATCCGAATATTTACGAGATCATGCGGACCTACGGTCCCGATCCGAAAGCGATGGTGGCCGACGGCGGAGCGGGCGGGCTGGGGCAAAAATCAATCGCCGTGACGATCGACAAAGAGAAGAAATCGGTCCTGCTCGACGTGCAGCCGGTCCCGGTCGAGGTCCCCCGCCGTTCGATCAGCACCGACTATCAGCAAACATCATTATTTCGTTAATGCTAAACTTGGCGGCTATGGCCTCGCTGGTGCTCGGAACGCGAAACCGCAAAAAGGGGGAAGAACTCGCCGATTTGCTCGCTCCCTGGGGAATCGAGCTACACACGCTCGCTAATTTGCCCCAGGCGATCGATGTCCCGGAGGACGGCGACACTTTCGCGGCCAACGCGGCGCTAAAAGCTTGTAAGCAGGCTCAGCATCTTGGGCGATGGGTTCTCGGCGAAGACAGCGGCCTGGCAGTCGACGCTCTCGGCGGCCAACCGGGCGTCTACTCGGCACGATTCTCGGGGCCGGGAGCCACAGACGACTCCAATAATCGCTTGCTGCTCCAACGTATTACCGAAACAGCTTTGGAGCTGCGGACGGCCCACTACGTGTGCCATGCGGTGCTCTCGGACCCCAGCGGAGTGATCCGTGGCGAGAGCGAGGGTGAATGCCACGGCCGAATCCGCTTCACCTCCGCGGGCACGGGCGGTTTTGGTTACGATCCACTCTTTGAGATCGTAGAATACCATCGCACGTTCGGCGAACTCGGCCGGGTGGTCAAAGCCTGCCTGAGTCACCGCGCCCGAGCGATTCGGGCGCTGATCCCGGCGATGACCCGGTTGGTCGATAGTGGGGAATGGCACTAACGCGATTGCCATGCGAGAATGACACCATGCGACGAAACCTGGCCTCGGCGTGGTTCTGGATAGTCATTTACTTGACGGCGATCGGAGCGATCGCCATTTACACTGTCCACGTTCGCAACCAGATGCTTGCTGACGCCAAGGGAATCGCCAAGGACGAACAATCGTGGCAAGATTGGCGCGAAGCGGCATCCAAGCAGGACGGTATCAACGGACCGGTCGAACGAGTCCTTCCACCGAGCACGGAGCCGCCGATGCTCATGTTGATGCGCGATCATTTTGGCGTGATCCTCGGAGCGTCCGTTGTATTTCCCGGTATCATTCTCGGATTCCTGATGCTCGTCGCCCGCGGGGTGCTGATGCGGGCGATCGACGGCAGGCATCCCGAATCGATCGCCATGGGCGACCATCCTGCCGCGTGAACCGCTAGTCGTTAAGCGCCGTTGCCTTCCCGCTTGAACGCCGAGTCGGCTCTGCCACGCGCGTCAGGGCGCGGCGGCGATCTTTAATGCCCGTTGATCGCTTGCTACGAGGCAAGCGACCCCGTGCTCGGGGCCTTCCAGCTCCGGTGACGTGCTTCTGCAACGCGGCTCGGCGATTGGGCAGCGATCCGCGAAGCGGCAGCCGGGATAGACGCGGTCGGGCGAGGGCACGTCGCCGGTGAGAATGGTTCGCCGCCGCTCGCGCTCGATTTTCGGATCTGGAATCGGAATCGCCGACAGCAGCGCCTGGGTGTAGGGATGCAACGGCTGACGGTAAAGCGCCGCGGCATCGGCCATTTCCACGATCCGTCCGAGATACATTACACCGATGCGGTTGGAAATATGCCGCACGACCGATAGATCGTGAGCGATGAACAGATAAGCCAGTCCCAATCGCCGCTGCAGCTCGACGAGCAGATTGATCACTTGGGCCTGGATCGAAACGTCCAGGGCAGAAACCGGTTCATCGCAGAAGATCAGTTTCGGATCGACCGCCAAGGCTCGGGCGATCCCGATCCGCTGCCGCTGACCACCGGAGAATTCATGCGGGTAGCGATTCAGGAACCGGGGATTCAGCCCGACCATGTCCAAGAGCCGCATGACCTCGAGCTTGCGATGCGCCGGCTCGTGCAGCCCGAAGATCTTCATCGGCTCGGCGACGATCCGCCCGACCGTCATTCGCGGGTTGAGCGAGGCGAAGGGGTCTTGAAAGATCATTTGCATTTGCCGGCGATAGGGGCGCATTCCCGAATCGGCGAGCCGGTCGATCCGCCGGCCTTGCCAAAGCACTTCTCCCGAGGTGATCGGCACAAGATTCAGAATTGCGCGCGCCGTCGTCGATTTGCCACAGCCCGACTCGCCGACAAGCCCGAGGGTTTCCCCCTCGCGGATCGTAAAGCTGACGCCGTCGACGGCCCGCACGGCGCCGTGCTCGCGCCGGAGGATCGGCCCACGGACGAAGGGGAAGTGCACGGTCAGGTCGCGAACTTCCAAGAGCGGCGTTGGGGAGGTTGCGGGCAAGTGTCTTGATTTTGGGTTTTCGATTTTGGATTCTAGAATGTCGAAGTCAAACTCTTACGGCGGTCTTCACTTCGTTGAAGCATGCGAAGCGCTGGCCTTCCGCGCCGGGAAACCAGGGCGGATACTCGGCCGTGCAGCGGTCGATCGCGTTCGGGCAGCGTGGGCGGAAGTAGCAACCAGCGGGCAGCGCCGCCAAGTCGGGCGGCTGGCCTTGAATGGGCGTCAACGTCGTCTGGCTGCCGTCGAGCCGCGGGATCGATTTCAAAAGGCCTACGGTGTACGGATGCTTGGGCCGAGCGAACAATTCATCGACCGGCGCTTCCTCGACGAACCGGCCAGCATACATCACGAGCACGCGGCGGCAACTATTGGCCACCACGCCCAGGTCGTGCGTGATGAGGATTATGGTCGTCCCTTCGGCCTTCTGCAATTCGGCCATCAGCTCCAGAATTTGGGCTTGGATCGTCACGTCGAGGGCCGTAGTCGGCTCGTCGGCAATTAGCAATTGCGGTTTGCAAGACAGCGCCATGGCGATCATCACCCGCTGCCGCATGCCGCCTGAAAACTGGTGCGGATAGTCGAACACGCGCCGCCCCGCCGCCGGAATCCCGACGCGTTCGAGCATCTCAACCGCGTAGTCAAGTGCCTGCCGACTTTTGTAGCCGAGGTGCAGCCGAGTCACCTCGGTGAGCTGTTCCGCAACGCTGAGAAACGGATTGAGAGAGGTCATTGGATCCTGAAAGATCATCGCGATCCGATTGCCCCTGATATCGGCAAGCTGTCGGGGGTTGAAGGCAAGCAGATTCTTGCCCTGAAACAAGACGGGGCCGCCACTAATATGCCCCGGCGGCCGCGGAACGAGGCCCATAATCGCCAGGCTGGTAACGCTCTTGCCCGAGCCGCTCTCGCCGACGATGCCCAGCGTTTCACCCTGTCCGACATCGAAAGAAACGCCATCGACCGCGCGCACTATCCCTGAGTCAGTGCGGAATTCGACATGAAGATCGCGAACTTCTAATACCGGTTCGGGCATCATCTATTCTTCAACCGAGGATCGAGCGCATCGCGCAAGCCGTCGCCGAGGAAATTAAGCGCGAAGAGCGTCAAACCCATCGCCAACGAAGGAAACACAAATAGCCACCAAAAAATCTTCACCGGCGTAATCACATGAAATCCTTGGTTGGCCAACAGGCCCCAGGAAACGTTCGGCGCTTGCACGCCGAGGCCAAGAAACGACAAGAACGCCTCGAACAGCATCACCCGCGGAATCGTGAGCGTCAGGTAGACGATAATCACGCTGAGCAAATTGGGGACGATGTGCAAATAGAGAATTCGCCCTTGGTTGGCCCCGATGGTCCGCGCCGCGTCGATGAATTGCTCGTGCTTCAGCGACAACACTTGTCCCCGGACCACTCGGGCCATGGTCAGCCAATAGATGGCCCCAACGACGAGAAAAAAGACCGTGATCCGATCGATCCCAAACGATTCCAACTTTTTCTGAATGTCCTCCTGACTCAAAATCGTAATCAGAAAGATCACGACAAAAATAAACGGCACGCAGTAAAGGACATCGACGATGCGCATCATCAGATTGTCGATCCTCCCGCCGCAATAGCCGGAAACCGCACCGTAGGAGACGCCGATCAATAGCGACACCAGCGTTGCCACCAATCCGACGGCCAGCGAGATCCGCGCGCCCCAGAAGAGCCTGGCCAGCTCGTCGCGTCCCAGCTCGTCGCGACCGCATACACTATTGATCGACCAGCCGCCAAACAGCTTCACTCGTGCCTCGGTCAGCCAACGGTTCACCCGATTGAGGTCGCCGAATTGCGTATCGATCCAGTCACTCCTCTGTTCGGTCGCTGTTCCACCGACCGCGCCGGTTCCGGGCAGCCTTAAGCTATCAATGAACGGCGGCCAGACCGTCGGTGGATCATAGGCCTGCTGAATGTCGATCGCAAACGGCGATTGC
This DNA window, taken from Pirellulales bacterium, encodes the following:
- a CDS encoding non-canonical purine NTP pyrophosphatase, which produces MLNLAAMASLVLGTRNRKKGEELADLLAPWGIELHTLANLPQAIDVPEDGDTFAANAALKACKQAQHLGRWVLGEDSGLAVDALGGQPGVYSARFSGPGATDDSNNRLLLQRITETALELRTAHYVCHAVLSDPSGVIRGESEGECHGRIRFTSAGTGGFGYDPLFEIVEYHRTFGELGRVVKACLSHRARAIRALIPAMTRLVDSGEWH
- a CDS encoding oligopeptide/dipeptide ABC transporter ATP-binding protein; translated protein: MPATSPTPLLEVRDLTVHFPFVRGPILRREHGAVRAVDGVSFTIREGETLGLVGESGCGKSTTARAILNLVPITSGEVLWQGRRIDRLADSGMRPYRRQMQMIFQDPFASLNPRMTVGRIVAEPMKIFGLHEPAHRKLEVMRLLDMVGLNPRFLNRYPHEFSGGQRQRIGIARALAVDPKLIFCDEPVSALDVSIQAQVINLLVELQRRLGLAYLFIAHDLSVVRHISNRIGVMYLGRIVEMADAAALYRQPLHPYTQALLSAIPIPDPKIERERRRTILTGDVPSPDRVYPGCRFADRCPIAEPRCRSTSPELEGPEHGVACLVASDQRALKIAAAP
- a CDS encoding ABC transporter ATP-binding protein, whose amino-acid sequence is MPEPVLEVRDLHVEFRTDSGIVRAVDGVSFDVGQGETLGIVGESGSGKSVTSLAIMGLVPRPPGHISGGPVLFQGKNLLAFNPRQLADIRGNRIAMIFQDPMTSLNPFLSVAEQLTEVTRLHLGYKSRQALDYAVEMLERVGIPAAGRRVFDYPHQFSGGMRQRVMIAMALSCKPQLLIADEPTTALDVTIQAQILELMAELQKAEGTTIILITHDLGVVANSCRRVLVMYAGRFVEEAPVDELFARPKHPYTVGLLKSIPRLDGSQTTLTPIQGQPPDLAALPAGCYFRPRCPNAIDRCTAEYPPWFPGAEGQRFACFNEVKTAVRV
- a CDS encoding ABC transporter permease, yielding MTQPDRDKSSELERYARLLAEAEAIQGTSLAADAWRRLKKNRIAFAALWFLGILSLLALLTPLLPLQSPFAIDIQQAYDPPTVWPPFIDSLRLPGTGAVGGTATEQRSDWIDTQFGDLNRVNRWLTEARVKLFGGWSINSVCGRDELGRDELARLFWGARISLAVGLVATLVSLLIGVSYGAVSGYCGGRIDNLMMRIVDVLYCVPFIFVVIFLITILSQEDIQKKLESFGIDRITVFFLVVGAIYWLTMARVVRGQVLSLKHEQFIDAARTIGANQGRILYLHIVPNLLSVIIVYLTLTIPRVMLFEAFLSFLGLGVQAPNVSWGLLANQGFHVITPVKIFWWLFVFPSLAMGLTLFALNFLGDGLRDALDPRLKNR